In the candidate division WOR-3 bacterium genome, GAACCTCTCCGCATAATCAATGCCGTAGCCAACGATAAACTTATTCGGCACCTTAAAACCAACATACTTAACCGGAATCTTAACCTCCCTCCTCTCCTCTTTATCCAAAAGGGCACAAATGGCAATACTTTTTGGCTTTTTCCTTTTTAAGTATTGAAGGAGATATTTAAGACTCAATCCGGTATCAATAATATCCTCAATGATAATTATCTCCTTTCCTTTCACCTTCTCCCGCAAACCTTTCTCCAACTTAATCCTCCCCGAACTTTTAGTCTTCTTTCCGTAGGAGGCGATACTGATAAAATCACAGATCACAGGAATTTTCATCTCCCGCACCAGGTCGGCAAAGAAG is a window encoding:
- the hpt gene encoding hypoxanthine phosphoribosyltransferase — its product is MKEEIKVKRLISERKIKRRVKELAKEISRDYKNSVPVLVGVLKGSWVFFADLVREMKIPVICDFISIASYGKKTKSSGRIKLEKGLREKVKGKEIIIIEDIIDTGLSLKYLLQYLKRKKPKSIAICALLDKEERREVKIPVKYVGFKVPNKFIVGYGIDYAERFRYLPYIGYIERE